One window from the genome of Nicotiana tomentosiformis chromosome 5, ASM39032v3, whole genome shotgun sequence encodes:
- the LOC104094815 gene encoding ABC transporter G family member 1-like: MELQVNVPRWTPSPNRSPHRRQESETDNESVTYSQDDIPFNNNNNNPTKNFPFSNTPPPHIAAIEAPSLRVDSEIKRSLEMEKYEAPPIFREEIKGNSTTTGFEYEEVVPFNKGGDNEGIYLTWKDLWVTVPDKKTGRRAILQGLTGYVQPGQVLAIMGPSGCGKSTLLDTLAGRLDSNTRQTGEILINGRRQALAFGTSAYVTQDDTLMTTLTVREAIYYSAQLQLPDSMSRSEKKERAEATIREMGLQDAMNTRIGGWSVKGLSGGQKRRVSICIEILTRPKLLFLDEPTSGLDSAASYHVMNRIVQLAKQDGRTVVASIHQPSSEVFELFHNLCLLSSGRTVYFGSISAANEFFALNGFPCPTMRNPSDHYLRTINKDFDADIEKGVSGKATATEAINILVKSYKTSQGCQQVQRRVLEICQQNGGQEAKKGNQASFITQCMVLTRRSFVNMYRDLGYYWLRFAIYIALCLCVGTIFHDIGHDYGSIQARGSMLMFVAAFLTFMAIGGFPSFVEDMKIFTRERLNGHYGVAAYVVGNTFSSIPYLAMISVIPGAMAYYLVGLQKEFDHFAYFALMLFTTMMLVESLMMIVASIVPDFLMGIITGAGIQGVMMLNGGFFRLPNDLPNPFWKYPMYYIAFHKYANQGFYKNEFLGLSFPNEQIGGPATITGDEILRNIWQVQMGYSKWVDVAIVFGMVILYRFMFLGIIKTVEKVKPLIRAFMARTSKIPTHAEDPYASPMDA; encoded by the exons ATGGAGTTGCAGGTTAATGTTCCGAGATGGACACCTAGTCCAAACAGATCACCACATAGACGCCAAGAATCTGAAACAGATAATGAAAGTGTAACTTATTCTCAAGATGATATTCCttttaacaacaataacaacaacccaacCAAAAATTTCCCATTTAGTAATACTCCACCACCTCATATTGCTGCTATTGAAGCACCTTCTCTTAGGGTTGATTCTGAGATAAAAAGGTCCTTAGAGATGGAAAAATATGAAGCACCACCAATATTTAGGGAAGAGATAAAAGGAAATAGTACTACTACTGGTTTTGAATATGAAGAAGTAGTCCCTTTTAATAAAGGTGGTGATAATGAAGGAATTTACTTGACATGGAAAGATTTGTGGGTGACAGTGCCGGACAAGAAAACAGGGCGGAGAGCTATATTACAAGGGCTAACTGGTTATGTACAACCTGGTCAAGTTTTGGCCATTATGGGTCCTTCTGGTTGTGGCAAATCTACTCTTCTTGATACTTTAGCAG GGAGACTGGATTCGAACACCAGACAAACTGGAGAAATCCTCATCAATGGTCGGAGGCAAGCTCTTGCTTTTGGCACTTCG gcTTATGTGACACAAGATGATACCCTGATGACAACATTAACAGTGAGAGAAGCAATATACTATTCAGCACAACTCCAATTACCAGATTCAATGTCAAGATCCGAGAAGAAAGAAAGAGCTGAAGCAACAATCAGAGAAATGGGTTTACAAGATGCAATGAATACAAGAATTGGAGGGTGGAGTGTAAAAGGATTAAGTGGTGGACAAAAAAGAAGAGTTAGTATTTGCATTGAAATACTAACACGTCCAAAGCTTCTATTCCTTGACGAGCCAACTAGTGGACTTGATAGTGCAGCATCTTACCATGTTATGAATCGAATAGTTCAATTGGCTAAACAAGATGGAAGAACTGTTGTTGCTTCTATTCATCAACCAAGTAGTGAAGTTTTTGAGCTTTTTCACAATCTTTGCCTTCTCTCCTCTGGTAGGACTGTCTACTTTGGTTCCATTTCTGCTGCAAATGAG TTTTTTGCATTGAATGGCTTCCCTTGTCCAACTATGAGAAATCCTTCTGATCACTACCTAAGGACAATCAACAAGGACTTTGATGCT GATATCGAAAAAGGAGTTAGTGGAAAAGCCACAGCGACAGAAGCAATCAATATTCTGGTTAAGTCATACAAGACCTCACAGGGTTGTCAACAAGTTCAACGTCGAGTTCTGGAGATTTGCCAACAG AATGGTGGACAAGAGGCAAAGAAAGGAAACCAAGCCAGTTTCATTACTCAGTGCATGGTTCTAACCAGGAGATCTTTTGTGAACATGTATCGTGATCTTGGTTATTACTGGCTTCGTTTTGCAATATATATTGCTTTGTGCTTGTGTGTTGGCACTATATTTCATGACATTGGCCACGACTATGGCTCCATTCAG GCTAGAGGTTCAATGCTTATGTTTGTTGCTGCCTTCTTAACCTTTATGGCCATTGGTGGATTCCCTTCCTTTGTGGAGGATATGAAA ATTTTCACTCGAGAAAGATTAAATGGGCACTATGGTGTGGCTGCATATGTTGTGGGAAATACATTCTCTTCCATTCCATACCTAGCAATGATCTCAGTAATACCTGGTGCTATGGCTTATTACCTTGTTGGATTACAAAAGGAATTTGATCACTTTGCTTATTTTGCCCTAATGCTATTCACAACAATGATGTTAGTCGAAAGCCTAATGATGATTGTAGCAAGTATAGTACCAGATTTTCTCATGGGAATTATAACAGGAGCTGGAATTCAAGGTGTTATGATGCTTAACGGGGGTTTCTTTCGATTGCCTAATGATCTTCCTAATCCATTTTGGAAATATCCAATGTATTATATTGCATTTCACAAATATGCAAATCAAGGGTTTTACAAAAATGAGTTCTTGGGATTAAGTTTTCCTAATGAGCAAATTGGAGGGCCAGCTACAATTACTGGTGATGAAATTTTGAGAAATATATGGCAAGTGCAAATGGGATATTCAAAATGGGTTGATGTTGCAATTGTTTTTGGAATGGTGATTCTCTATAGGTTTATGTTCTTGGGAATAATTAAGACTGTGGAGAAGGTTAAACCTCTGATTAGAGCATTTATGGCTCgaacttccaaaattccaactcatGCTGAAGATCCATATGCTTCTCCTATGGATgcttga